The Actinomycetota bacterium region TACTCATAGCCCAGTCCCTGCACGTCGAGGACGTCACGAGTCCGCTTCCCGAACGGTGGCAGCTCGAGATCGAGGAGCTCTCCTGGGATGCCGCCGCTGCCGTGCTTGACCTGCCACAGATACCAGATGCGGTCGATCATGCAGTGGTGCGCGAAGAAGATCGGGTCATACGCCGCCGTTGTCACATCCTGCATGCTGCCGCCGACCCAGACATGCACGTCGTCGTGGAAGCCCTCGAGGCGGTCGGCGAACGACATCCAGTCGGTGTCTGTCAGTACGTCGGCGATCTCCGCTGCGGTCGGCAGCCGGCTGCCGGGTGTGCGCCCGGGACTCCGGGTGGTTCGTCGGTTGATTGGCGGCTGAGCATTGGGCACGACGGCCTTGGTGGCATAGAGCGGATTGGCCTCGGTCCCCACCTTCGTCGCCGCGTAGGCCGGCGGGATCCGGCTCTGCGTCGTCCAGTCCCAGTAAGGCAACGCGGCCGGTACTTGCGCTCCGGCCTCCTCCTGATCTCGCAACGCCTGCTCCAGGTACCAGAGATAGGCGCGATGCCAGGGCAGGAACAGCTGCGCCCTGATCCGCGTGCGGCGGTTGATTTGGTGGTGCCAGCAGTACCAAAACGGCGCCCCGTGGAACCCGGCGATGAAGTTGTACCCCCGGTTGTCGCTGATGGCCTCGGCCTTGGCCATCGCGCTGCGGAAGGCGATCATGTGGGGCGCCGTCGCGTCGGCCACGGGCAGCCGGTAGATCATCGACCCCGCCATCGCACCTCCCGGAGAAAGCCGACCGTGACTCTAGGCCCGTCGCCGCGCTCGACGAAAGGGTCCTCCTCCCGCGGGGGGACCCGCCCGGATTCGATGATGCGACCGCTCAGCCCGGGGGAGACGCCAAGCGGCCGAACCAGAAGTCAAGCTCGCGAACCCGCGGGCCCGAGAAGAAGTCGTCCTGCCAGGTGTCGTCATCGCGTAGCCCTTGCCACCGACGCGCCGAAGACTGCTTTGGCTTGGCTCCCTTGACGGTCGAGCGGGTGCTCGGCTTGGGCAACATATTGAAGCGCCACTTGTACTGGCTATAGATGCTCAGCACGTTCACCGCGTACTCACCCGCCAGGCCAGGAGCGTTCTCGATCAGCACGAGGTTGTCGTCGTTCTTCGCGCTGGCCTTCGGCCCCATGTTGTGCGAGCCCGTCATCACGACGGGGTGAGCCCCGAACGGATCGATCACAATCACCTTGCTGTGCACCATGGCCAAGGAGTAGCTGCGAAGCTCCTGTTCCCAGAAGCCGAAGTCCTCGGAAACGTTGGCGGGCAGGATGACGCCCGGGTCACTGGGCAATTCCTTGCCTCGGTCGAGCAGGAGCACCTTGGGTGTCTGCCTGCCGCCCGGATCCTGGTTGATGACGCCATGGACGAACACGCCGGCGTCGCGGCGAGCGAGGATATCGTCGAACAGGGTCTCCTTCGGGCCGGGATTGAACATCAAGAACAGGATCCCCTGCCGCGCGCCGTTGATGAGGGTGCGCGCGTCGGCAAGGTCGACCTTCTTGCGTACCGGGGTGAGCCAGGTGGTGACGTGCGACGACCCGACATTCGTGATCATGGGCGTGCTGTCGGTGTCGGCCAATTCAGGTGGATAGTCATCGCCCGCGGCGAGCAGGCGGTTCCAATAGTCGAGGAAGGCCCGCGCGACGGTCTGATCGTCGATCAACAGCGCGTTGTTCGCCTGGGTGCACAGCCCGGTCACGGTCCAGTTGGTACTGCCCGTCCACACCCGCAGCGGCTTGCCTTCGTGGTCGCAGACAACGACGAACTTGTTGTGCGCGAAGTGGCCCGATCCCACCAGCCTGCGGTGTAGCGCAACCTCGGAGGCGGCCAGATCGTTGCTTGCGTCGAGATTCTCATCCGGCGTCGTGGCAGAGAACGCGCCGTTGGCCAGCACCAAGTTGCAGCGCTCACCCAACGCCTTCAGCCTTGGAATCAGCTCGGGGTCGTTGAGCTCGTACAAGGCCGCGTAGATCTGCTGACGGCTCGCCTCAGCTTCATCAAGGAGCGCAAGCAGCGCGACGCGGTCCTGGCCGGCGAGGAACTCGCGGATCTTGGAGGTCGGATCGCTGATCACATCCTTGAGCGCCTTTCGCTCCTCGGACGCCGGCACAGCCAGCCGCCGGCGGAGCCATTGCGCGGCCACGATGCCGCGGTTGAAGTACGCATTGAGGCCCGGCGTCTGACCGGTAGTGGCCCGCGCCCACGCCGACCAATCGCTTTGCTGGTTTTCGGGCGCCCTCTGAAGGGCTCCGGCGCGACCAATAATCGGTACGACCCGGTATCGGACCTGGTCGAAGCGCTCGGCGTCGTAGTCGCTCCACAAGAAGCGCTGAATCGGCCATTCGGTGCTCGGCCGAAACGTCCCCGGCGGCGGGTGTGGCTTCTGATCGGCAAATCCCACCGACGTGTGGAGAATGCTCTCGACTGTCACGCCGGATGGCTCTCGCCCTTCCCGCAACAACGCGAAGCCACGGCAATCGCCGATCCGACTATCGCTCTGCCAGACGACGGTGGCCTCATCCGCATTGGCCACAACGCGGACCTCAATCGCCATATCCGCACCCCTTGCCTCACGGGCAGGCTAGACGCCGATCAGGACCGGTTCAGTCGTCGCTCGCTCTGGCTTGCTAGGCGCCCTTGGCTACCGACATGCCAGACCCGCGTGCCTAGCGAACAAAGTCGGCAGTGAGGCCGTCCACCGAGCCGTCGTTCTGGCGTGAACCGGGCCTTACTGAGCCACTGGATCCGGGCTCAGCCGAGCGAACCCACGTCGGAAGCAGCCGCCCTCCTTGTCATCCGTCGCTCTTGCGTCAAGCAAGCCGAGCACCGCGCCTTGAACTACCGACGAGATGAGGCGCTCGTGCAGCCTGGGTGTTCGCACAGTGGACACCCAGGTCCACCAACGTCGTGATCGCGATCAGCGTGCGCGAGGCCGCTGGGTGCTCGGCGGGTAGAGGGCGGGGAGCATCTCCATGAGCTTGGGGAAGACGGGCGTGAAGCGCCCCTGTCCCCAGGGCAGGTCGGGTTCGTTGGCCAGCGCCTGCGTGAGCACGCCCTTGATGAGGATCGAGACGATGTAGTGCGCGTCGTCGGTGTCGGCGCCGGGACCGAGCTCGCCGGCGCGGACTGCATCGGTGAGCGCGCTGCGTTGCAGGTTCACCATCTCGATGCTGGGTTCCATGGCTTCCGCGGTTGGTTCGAAGCGGGGCACCGGTCGCCAGAACATCAGCTGCGCAAGCGCCCTGTTCGCGAGCGCCCATCGACCGGTTGCTTCGAGCCCCTTGGTGAGGGCGTCGAGGCCCGGAGCGGCATCGGCCATCGCATCGCGCTGCACCTCGAGGTGCAGGCGCATGCCGCGCTCGAACAACGCGTCGTAGATCGCGATGAGCGACGGGAAGTACTTGTAGATCGACGGCGGCTGCACGCCGAGCCGGCGGGCCACCTCCGAGATGCTGAGCGCGTTGACACCGTCTTCGGCCATCACCGCCTCGGCGATGTCGAGGATCTCCTCGATCGTCTCCAGCCGGCGACGAGCGCGCCGGTCCGAGTGGGGTCTGCTCGCCGTCGCCGATGCGTCGCTCGACATGGCGCGCATGGTAGCCGAGGTTTCGATTGACAGCTATAGCTATGATATATAGCTTTATCAATAACCCGAGTGAGTGCGTCCGGATCGCCACCCGGTCGAGCGGACCCTCAGCAACCGAACAGAGGAGCCACCGATGACCGAAAAGGACAACCTTCAGCTCGTGGAGTCGATCTTCGAGGCCTTCGGGCGGGGAGACATCCCCTTCATCCTCGATCAGCTCACCGACGACGTCCGCTTCGCGGCGCACCTTGACCCGATCGTCCCGTGGTCCGGCGACTACGCCGGCAAGGCCAACGTGGTCGACTTCTTCCAGGCGCTCGGCGGCGCTGTGGAGGTCACCGCGCACCCCGTCAATGAGCTCGTCGCGCAGAGCGACACCGTCGTCGCCATGGGCGACGTCAGCTTCCGCGTGCGCAACACCGACAAGCCGGGCGAGAGCTCGTGGGTCTACATCTGGAAGCTGCGCAACGGGCAGGTGTGCGGCTACGACCAGTTCAACGATCCTGGCCTGGCGGACGCATTCCGATAAGTGAAGTTGCGGCCGTGCGGTTGGGAGTGCGCACCCGCCTCACGGCG contains the following coding sequences:
- a CDS encoding DUF4440 domain-containing protein encodes the protein MTEKDNLQLVESIFEAFGRGDIPFILDQLTDDVRFAAHLDPIVPWSGDYAGKANVVDFFQALGGAVEVTAHPVNELVAQSDTVVAMGDVSFRVRNTDKPGESSWVYIWKLRNGQVCGYDQFNDPGLADAFR
- a CDS encoding TetR/AcrR family transcriptional regulator, with protein sequence MSSDASATASRPHSDRRARRRLETIEEILDIAEAVMAEDGVNALSISEVARRLGVQPPSIYKYFPSLIAIYDALFERGMRLHLEVQRDAMADAAPGLDALTKGLEATGRWALANRALAQLMFWRPVPRFEPTAEAMEPSIEMVNLQRSALTDAVRAGELGPGADTDDAHYIVSILIKGVLTQALANEPDLPWGQGRFTPVFPKLMEMLPALYPPSTQRPRAR
- a CDS encoding tyrosinase family protein; translated protein: MAGSMIYRLPVADATAPHMIAFRSAMAKAEAISDNRGYNFIAGFHGAPFWYCWHHQINRRTRIRAQLFLPWHRAYLWYLEQALRDQEEAGAQVPAALPYWDWTTQSRIPPAYAATKVGTEANPLYATKAVVPNAQPPINRRTTRSPGRTPGSRLPTAAEIADVLTDTDWMSFADRLEGFHDDVHVWVGGSMQDVTTAAYDPIFFAHHCMIDRIWYLWQVKHGSGGIPGELLDLELPPFGKRTRDVLDVQGLGYEYAASAANVPVPTGGAQ